CGGAAAAGCCGAACAGCCATTCACTCGCGGCGCCGATCACTCCTGTCAGCAGCGGCAGGTTCTGGGGCGCGGGATGAGCGAAATGGGCGTTGACGATGGCGCGGAATTCCGTCGGCGCCTTGAGACCGGGCAGCAGCGCCGCCGCGACCGGCGCGGTGACCGCAAGCACAACCTTGTCCTGCGACGCGATCGTCACTTTCTCGTCGCCGAAATCGAGCGCCGCCGCGCGATCCTCCGCGAAGTCGATGGCCTTCAAACTGGCGCCGAAGCGAATCTCCGCGCCTTTGCCCCGCAAAAACTCCAGCGCCGGATCGACAAAGGCGGCGGACAGCCCCTCCACCGCCACCACCGGCCGGCAGGCGTCGCCTCCTTTAGCAAAAGTCTCGCGCACGATGGCGCCGGCGAGCGCGGCGGACGCCTCGGCAGGATCGGTGTTCAGCGCCGAGACGAACAACGGATTCCAAAGATTGCGGGCGATCTCGCCGGTCCCGAGAAAGGGCTGCAAGGTCTGGTCGGGTCTGGCGAAAAGCAGTTTGATCAAAGCGAGATAATCGAGGCCCGCCGTATTGGGAACACGGCGGTCGGGCGCGAGAATCCACCACGGCAATTTCCCGGCGTTTGGCCGCAGTTTCCAGCGCGTCTTGCGCGCGAGATCGCAGAAATCGAACGCGGCCTCTTCCGGCCCGGCCAGCTTTTCCGCGCCGCCGATTTTTTTCACATAGGCCAAAGCGGCGTGATTGCCCGACAGCAGCAGATGATTGCCGTTGTCGATCGTCATATTGAGGCCGGCGTCGAAATAGGACCGGCAGCGCCCGCCCGCCTGCGGCGCGGCCTCATAGAGCGACACCTCGGCGGCGCCGCAAAGCTCGACCGCCGCCGAAAGGCCGGCCAGCCCCGCCCCGACGATGTGGACGCGCGCCATCAGAAAAAACCATAGCGCAGGATCGCGCCGATCAAGGCGATCTTCGGCGTCGGGATTTTTTCGCGCGGCTTCCTGAAACCCCGGGCGGCGAGCCGCCGCCAGATCGCGCCATAGGCGAGGCTCATGATTTTCGGCGCGCGAATTTCATCGCGAGGCCGGCGCGCCATGATCGCGTCGGCCTCCTCGAAATGATCTTTGGCCTGTTGCAGCAAAGGCCGGCAGACGGCGTCGAGATCGTCCATCGCCGCCACTTTTCCCGGCGTCGGGTCGGAAATTCCGGCGGCCGCAAGATTTTCGCGCGGCAGATAGAGCCGCCCTATTGCAGCGTCCTCGTCGATGTCGCGCAAAATATTGGTGAGCTGTAGGGCGCGGCCGAGATGACGCGCCAGCGCGATTCCTTCCGCCTCCGGCAAGCCGAAAACGCGCACCGAAAGCCGCCCGACCGCGCTCGCCACCCGGTCGCAGTAAAGGTCGAGCGTCGCGGCGTCGGGCGCGACAATGTCGGAATCAACATCCATCTCCATGCCGTCGATCACGGCGACAAAATCTTCGCGGGCGAAGCCGAACCGGCGCAAAGGCGCCGCGAGGCCGGCGGCAAGGCCCGGCGGCTTCCCGGCGTAAAGCGCATCAATGGCGCGGCGCCAGGCGTCGAGCGCGGCCTTTTTCGTGGCCTTGTCGCCGCCCTCGTCGGCGACGTCGTCCACGGCGCGGCAGAAGGAATAAATCTCGAACATGGCGTCGCGTTTTTCGCGCGGGAGAATGGCCATGGCGCGGTAGAACGAACTCTTGCTGGCGCGCTGGCGGGCGAGTTCGGCGGCTTCGTCAAACGCAGCGGTCACGCGGCCCTCCGGGTCAGACGGGAGACAGCCTCGCCCATCGCCGCGGCGATCGCGCCGATGAGCATGCCGCTCTTGGAAAGCCTCACATTTTCGCTGAGCGGATCGCGCGCGATCAGCAGATCGGCGATCGTGAACGCATGGCGCACGATCACTGCGATCTCCATGCCCAAACGCAAATCCTTGATGTCATGGGGCAAGCTCATTCCTTCGGCCAGCAGGCCGCGATTGCGCAGCGCAAGGTCGCGCAGACAGGCGCGCAAAGCGGGCGTCGCCTTGCCTGCGCCGAGATCCTCGGCCCGCGCCCCTGCCGCCGCAAGCGCATCCTGCGGGACATAGACGCGGTCCAGCGCGCGAAAATCCTTGCCGCAGTCCTGCAGATGGTTGTTGATTTGGAGCGCAGCGCAGATCGCGTCGGAGGCCGGCCACAGGTCGCGGCTCTCGCCATGGACGTCGAGCAGGAAACGCCCGACCGGCATGGCCGACAGCCGGCAATAATCGATCAGCTCGTCCCAGGTCGCATAGCGGTTCTGGTCCACGTCGCGGCGGAAGGCGTCGAGCAGGTCGCGGGCGTGACGGTCGGTCAGGCCGCATTCCGCGAGTTTGGCGCGCAGTTTCACGCCGAGCGGTTCGGCGTCGCTCGCGCCGGTCAGACTCTGGTCGAGTTGGTCGAGCAGCGCGCGTTTTTGCGCCGGCGCGAGGTCCGGATGATCGGCGACATCGTCGCCGGCGCGGACGAAATCGTAAAAGGCGAAGATGACCGGGCGCAAAGGCGAGGCGATCAGCAGGGAGGCGACGGGAAAATTCTCGTCGTTTCCGCCCTTGCCCGAGCGCAGGCTTTCCGCCGTGACCGGCGCGGGCTCGACTTGTCTCGCAGCGGCGCTCATGGCGTCTCCGTCTCGATTTCTTTTCCGCGCGCGCGCCGCACGAGTTCTTTTCCGCGCGCGCGCCGCACGAGGTGGGCTTGCGCCCTGCCCTTCCACATCCCGCCGCGCCCGCGGAAAAATTGCAGGGCGGAATCGAGCGTATAGAGCAAATAGGGCGCGGCGATAAGCGGCAAAGTCATGGCCCGCCAGCGCTTGAGCCCATAAAAACGCTGGATCGGCCCGAAACTCACGCTCATCAGCACGAAGGCCGCAATGCCGCACAATCCGGCAACACCGTCCGCGAAAAAGGCGAGCACAACGGGGACGAAAAAGGTCAGGACGAGGCCGAGGCTCGTCAGCGCGAGCCAAAGCGGCGAAAAGCGCAGTTGCGCATAGGCCGAACGCGACACCATGCGACGAATGTCGGCGAAACTCGGATAGGAGCGCAGCGAGTGCAGGCGGTTCGACAGGCCGAGCCAGATCGGCCCCACGCTTTTCATGCGCGCGCCGAAGGCGCAATCGTCGATCAGGGCGTCGGAAATCGAGGCGACGCCGCCCGCCTTTTCCAGCAGATCGGCGCGCGCCAGCATGAGATTGCCCGCCGCGGCGGCGATTTTCCTGCGCGGATCGGAGACCCAGCGGAAGGGATAAAGCATCTGGAAAAAATAAGTGAAGGCGGGGATCAGCCATTTCTCGGCCGCGCTCTCGCAACGCCAGGTCGCCATCAGCGAGACGAGCGCATAAGAGCCGGCCTCCGCCCGCGCCACCACGGCGCGCAGATTTTCTGGCGCATGCAGGATGTCGGCGTCGGTGAAAAGAATATAGCGGGGCGCGAAATTCTTCCGCGCCAAAGCTTCGCCCTGGGCCATGGCCCAGACCTTTCCGGCCCAACCGGCGGGCAAAGGCGCGCCGGGAAGAATGGCGAGGCGTTCGAGATGGGGCGATGCGGCGGCGGCGGCGCGGGCCTTGTCCGCTGTGCCGTCGCCGCTCTGGTCGTCGGCCAGAATGATGTGAAACTCGCCCGGATAATCCTGCGCCAGCAGCGAACCGAGGCTTTCGCCGATCAAGGCCGCCTCGTCGCGCGCCGGAACTACCGCCACGACACTCGGCCATTGCGCCGGCGCCGGCGGATCATCCAGATCGTCGCGGTCGCGGCAGCGCCAGAAATTTCCGCGCGCGCATACGAGAACCGGCCAGATCGCGAGGACCAGAAGGCCGAGCCAGTTCACGCGATCATGCCTTTTTCGCGGAACCATTCCACGGCGTCGGCGAGCGCCTGCGCGTAAGGCCGCGCGGAAAAACCCAATTCGCGCTCGGCCTTGGCGGAGGAGAAATACATGCGATATTTCGCCATGCGCAAAGCATCGGCGGTAATGAAAGGCTCCTTGCGGGTGATGCGGGCCACGGCCTCGGCGCCATAGGCCAGCGGGAACAGCGGCCTGCGCGGCATTTTCAGCTTGGGCGGCCTGCGCCCGACCAGCGCCGCGATCTCGGCAAGCATCGTTCCGAGCGGCGCGTCCTGTCCGCCGAGAATATAGCGCTCGCCGATGCGGCCGCGCTCCATGGCGGCGATATGGCCGGCGGCGACGTCGTCAACATGGACGAGATTGAGCCCGGTGTCGACATAGCCGGGCATGCGGCCGCTGGCGGCCTCGACAATGATCCGCCCGGTCGGGGTCGGCTTGATGTCACGCGGGCCGATG
This genomic interval from Candidatus Rhodoblastus alkanivorans contains the following:
- the hpnE gene encoding hydroxysqualene dehydroxylase HpnE — its product is MMARVHIVGAGLAGLSAAVELCGAAEVSLYEAAPQAGGRCRSYFDAGLNMTIDNGNHLLLSGNHAALAYVKKIGGAEKLAGPEEAAFDFCDLARKTRWKLRPNAGKLPWWILAPDRRVPNTAGLDYLALIKLLFARPDQTLQPFLGTGEIARNLWNPLFVSALNTDPAEASAALAGAIVRETFAKGGDACRPVVAVEGLSAAFVDPALEFLRGKGAEIRFGASLKAIDFAEDRAAALDFGDEKVTIASQDKVVLAVTAPVAAALLPGLKAPTEFRAIVNAHFAHPAPQNLPLLTGVIGAASEWLFGFSDRLSVTISAAERFLGVPREELAERIWAEVQAVAGFSAPLPAWQVIKEKRATFAATPAQDALRPGAGTAWRNLFLAGDWTQTGLPATIEGAVRSGVRAAGFCAGR
- the hpnD gene encoding presqualene diphosphate synthase HpnD, which translates into the protein MTAAFDEAAELARQRASKSSFYRAMAILPREKRDAMFEIYSFCRAVDDVADEGGDKATKKAALDAWRRAIDALYAGKPPGLAAGLAAPLRRFGFAREDFVAVIDGMEMDVDSDIVAPDAATLDLYCDRVASAVGRLSVRVFGLPEAEGIALARHLGRALQLTNILRDIDEDAAIGRLYLPRENLAAAGISDPTPGKVAAMDDLDAVCRPLLQQAKDHFEEADAIMARRPRDEIRAPKIMSLAYGAIWRRLAARGFRKPREKIPTPKIALIGAILRYGFF
- the hpnC gene encoding squalene synthase HpnC, which gives rise to MSAAARQVEPAPVTAESLRSGKGGNDENFPVASLLIASPLRPVIFAFYDFVRAGDDVADHPDLAPAQKRALLDQLDQSLTGASDAEPLGVKLRAKLAECGLTDRHARDLLDAFRRDVDQNRYATWDELIDYCRLSAMPVGRFLLDVHGESRDLWPASDAICAALQINNHLQDCGKDFRALDRVYVPQDALAAAGARAEDLGAGKATPALRACLRDLALRNRGLLAEGMSLPHDIKDLRLGMEIAVIVRHAFTIADLLIARDPLSENVRLSKSGMLIGAIAAAMGEAVSRLTRRAA
- a CDS encoding glycosyltransferase, which produces MNWLGLLVLAIWPVLVCARGNFWRCRDRDDLDDPPAPAQWPSVVAVVPARDEAALIGESLGSLLAQDYPGEFHIILADDQSGDGTADKARAAAAASPHLERLAILPGAPLPAGWAGKVWAMAQGEALARKNFAPRYILFTDADILHAPENLRAVVARAEAGSYALVSLMATWRCESAAEKWLIPAFTYFFQMLYPFRWVSDPRRKIAAAAGNLMLARADLLEKAGGVASISDALIDDCAFGARMKSVGPIWLGLSNRLHSLRSYPSFADIRRMVSRSAYAQLRFSPLWLALTSLGLVLTFFVPVVLAFFADGVAGLCGIAAFVLMSVSFGPIQRFYGLKRWRAMTLPLIAAPYLLYTLDSALQFFRGRGGMWKGRAQAHLVRRARGKELVRRARGKEIETETP